The Brassica oleracea var. oleracea cultivar TO1000 chromosome C6, BOL, whole genome shotgun sequence genome includes a region encoding these proteins:
- the LOC106298561 gene encoding probable LRR receptor-like serine/threonine-protein kinase At1g63430, translating to MELPLVSIVLVGFLFVSCEALASKEVEALRRLKEAMYKDPLLVMSNWNVSDSDPCDWKGIKCSPSKDHIIKINISDTLMGGFLVPELGHITYLQELILRGNILMGKIPKEIGKLKKLKILDLGNNHLIGPIPAEIGSLSNIKTINLQSNGLTGKLPPEIGNLKYLRELLIERNRLQGSIPVAITRSEKYPSANISGLCKSPHLKVADFSYNFFNGKIPRCLDYLPRERFQGNCMKTKDVKQRPSSECAKKKKKKHMWLLDFEIVTGSSVGLLFLVVTFSALRFCNIKRTLIVPWKKSASEKEEHFTVYVDSEMLKDVSRFTRQELEVACEDFSNIIDSCANSQVYKGTIEGGTEIAVISLCFKEEDWTAYPELYFQREVADLARLDHENVGKLLGYCKENKPFTRMLVFEYASNGTLYEHLHYGEGSLVSWAKRMKIVIGAARGLKYLHTELDPPFTVSEVCSNAVYLTEDFTPKLVDFECWKTVLVRSEKNLRDINSDHGAICVLPNAMEHRDQNLKGNIFSFGLLLLEIVSGRRQERGCLVKWAKEYVGGAPQVLVDPELEHFNQKELEAVCEVASQCLNLDLNDEETCCLVKELCETLESRISVSISAGLKSSSLAWAELALASPSNEDKDEYQRSKWASTPC from the exons ATGGAGCTTCCTCTTGTGAGTATTGTTCTAGTAGGGTTCCTCTTTGTTTCCTGTGAAGCATTGGCCTCTAAAGAAG TGGAAGCTCTGAGGAGACTAAAGGAGGCTATGTATAAGGACCCTTTGCTAGTCATGTCTAATTGGAATGTTTCCGATTCTGACCCTTGTGATTGGAAGGGCATTAAATGTTCTCCATCTAAAGATCACATTATCAAAAT AAATATATCGGATACATTGATGGGAGGCTTTCTTGTGCCAGAACTTGGTCATATAACCTACTTGCAAGAACT GATCCTGCGTGGGAACATTCTAATGGGGAAAATACCAAAAGAGATAGGAAAGTTGAAGAAACTCAAGATCTTAGACTTGGGAAACAATCATCTAATAGGGCCCATTCCAGCAGAGATTGGAAGTTTGTCTAACATCAAGACAAT AAACCTTCAGTCTAATGGTTTAACTGGAAAGTTACCTCCAGAGATTGGAAACTTGAAGTACCTTAGAGAGCTTCTTATTGAAAGGAATAGGCTTCAAGGAAGTATACCTGTCGCTATAACAAGATCAGAAAA GTATCCAAGTGCAAACATCTCTGGTTTGTGCAAGTCTCCTCATTTGAAAGTGGCAGATTTCTCCTACAACTTCTTCAATGGAAAGATCCCGAGATGTTTGGATTACCTTCCAAG AGAGAGGTTTCAAGGAAACTGCATGAAAACAAAGGACGTTAAGCAGAGGCCTTCTTCAGAATGTG CGAAGAAGAAGAAGAAGAAACATATGTGGCTTCTGGATTTTGAGATAGTCACAGGATCATCGGTTGGTTTGCTCTTTCTAGTTGTGACATTCTCTGCGTTACGCTTCTGCAACATAAAACGCACTCTCATCGTTCCTTGGAAGAAATCTGCAAGTGAAAAGGAAGAGCACTTCACTGTCTACGTTGATTCTGAAATGCTCAAGGACGTTTCAAGATTCACAAGACAAGAGCTAGAAGTAGCGTGTGAAGACTTCAGCAATATCATCGACTCTTGTGCAAACAGTCAGGTCTACAAAGGAACGATCGAAGGCGGGACTGAGATTGCGGTGATCTCTCTCTGCTTTAAAGAAGAAGATTGGACTGCATACCCTGAGCTTTATTTCCAGAGAGAG GTTGCGGATTTGGCTAGATTAGACCATGAGAACGTGGGGAAGTTACTTGGATACTGCAAAGAGAACAAACCGTTTACAAGAATGCTTGTTTTTGAGTATGCATCAAACGGGACACTATACGAGCACCTCCACT ATGGGGAAGGCAGTTTAGTCTCGTGGGCAAAACGCATGAAGATCGTTATAGGCGCCGCGCGTGGTCTCAAGTACCTTCATACTGAACTAGATCCTCCATTTACAGTCTCTGAGGTTTGCTCAAATGCTGTGTATCTCACTGAAGATTTTACTCCCAAG CTGGTTGATTTTGAATGCTGGAAGACGGTTCTGGTGAGGTCAGAGAAGAATTTAAGGGATATCAATAGTGATCATGGAGCTATATGTGTACTTCCCAACGCAATGGAGCATCGAGATCAGAATTTGAAAGGGAATATCTTCTCATTTGGCTTACTTTTGCTGGAAATTGTGAGTGGAAGGCGCCAAGAAAGAGGCTGCTTGGTTAAATGG GCAAAGGAGTATGTTGGTGGTGCACCACAAGTGTTGGTGGATCCAGAGCTGGAGCATTTCAACCAAAAGGAACTGGAGGCAGTATGCGAAGTGGCGAGCCAATGCTTGAACTTGGACCTGAATGATGAAGAGACTTGTTGTTTGGTTAAAGAGCTTTGTGAGACATTAGAGAGTAGAATCAGTGTGTCCATTTCAGCGGGGCTCAAGTCGTCTTCTTTGGCTTGGGCCGAACTCGCCCTAGCTTCGCCTTCTAATGAAGATAAAGATGAATATCAAAGGAGTAAATGGGCAAGCACTCCATGTTAG
- the LOC106297612 gene encoding zinc finger BED domain-containing protein RICESLEEPER 2-like has protein sequence MGLFACFARWMDTLSLNNDDDYASDNGDSEQEMDENNPVVDESLMSTAEVKGYLCLIAHYVDAEWNLRAKILSFCAFPPPHSGPAIAMKLMELIKEWGLQKKVFTCAAHILNLIVQDGLSVISDALEKIRDNIKYVKVSESRELLFLGCVKTLGIVKKCGLVLDVTTRWNSTYLMLSRVLHYKEAFKNLAEIEASYKSLPTESEWLRARLICDLLQLFDEMTRLISGSSYPTANLYFMEVWKIQSWLGSNEFHEDTVIADMVASMRLKFVKYWEEYSDILAIAAVLDPRLKFKVLEYCYHSSDPATCKSRMDYIRKRMLKLYGDYKKNTGGFYEFFSQQAGTMKSALDLYLSEHVLDMVANQKLDVIKYWKNNSNRFRELSRMASGCDLDEECKEYANEEAEGSGRKKKTRLN, from the exons ATGGGTTTGTTTGCTTGTTTTGCGAGATGG ATGGATACATTGAGTTTGAACAATGATGATGACTACGCGAGTGACAATGGGGATTCAGAACAGGAAATGGATGAGAACAATCCTGTGGTGGACGAGTCTCTGATGAGTACAGCCGAGGTGAAAG GTTATCTCTGTCTTATTGCCCACTATGTCGACGCTGAGTGGAACCTTAGAGCTAAGATCCTCTCCTTTTGCGCTTTCCCTCCACCCCATTCTGGTCCGGCCATTGCCATGAAGCTAATGGAGCTGATTAAAGAATGGGGTTTGCAGAAGAAGGTCTTCACA TGTGCTGCTCACATTCTGAATCTCATTGTCCAAGACGGATTATCGGTGATAAGTGACGCCTTGGAGAAGATCAGAGACAACATTAAGTATGTCAAGGTCAGTGAGTCTAGAGAGTTGTTGTTTCTAGGCTGTGTGAAGACTCTTGGGATTGTTAAGAAATGCGGTTTGGTTTTGGATGTCACTACGCGGTGGAACTCAACCTATCTGATGCTATCTAGGGTTCTTCACTACAAAGAGGCGTTTAAGAATCTTGCAGAAATCGAAGCAAGTTACAAGAGCTTACCTACAGAGTCTGAGTGGTTAAGAGCTAGGCTGATTTGTGATTTGTTACAGCTGTTTGATGAGATGACAAGGCTCATTTCCGGCTCTTCTTACCCTACCGCGAATCTGTACTTCATGGAAGTATGGAAAATTCAAAGTTGGTTGGGTTCAAATGAGTTCCATGAAGATACGGTGATTGCTGATATGGTGGCTTCCATGAGGTTGAAGTTTGTTAAGTACTGGGAAGAGTACAGCGACATTTTAGCCATTGCAGCAGTGTTAGATCCTAGGCTAAAGTTCAAGGTTTTGGAGTACTGCTACCACAGTTCAGATCCAGCAACTTGTAAATCCCGAATGGATTACATACGCAAAAGGATGTTGAAGCTGTATGGAGATTACAAGAAGAATACTGGT GGCTTCTATGAGTTCTTCTCTCAACAAGCAGGAACAATGAAATCTGCTTTGGATTTGTATCTGAGTGAACATGTGCTTGATATGGTTGCAAATCAAAAGTTAGATGTCATCAAGTATTGGAAGAACAATTCAAACCGGTTTAGGGAGCTATCTCGAATGGCAT CTGGATGCGATTTAGATGAGGAATGTAAGGAATATGCCAATGAGGAAGCAGAAGGAAGTGGAAGGAAGAAGAAGACCCGACTCAACTAA
- the LOC106298332 gene encoding glutathione S-transferase T1-like, with product MKLKVYADRMSQPSRAVIILCKVNGIEFDEVLIILAKRQQLSPEFKEINPLGKVPTIVDGRFKLFESHAILIYLASAFPSVADHWYPNDLSKRAKIHSVLDWHHTNLRPGAAGYVMNTVLAPFLGRSLDSKAAAEAEKILTKSLSTLETFWLKGNAKFLLGSSQPSVADLSLVCEIMQLQVLDEKDRLRLFSPYKKVEEWIENTRKATQPHFDVVHKTLYGAKDKFDKQRKMSKPGLQSKM from the exons ATGAAGCTGAAAGTGTATGCGGATCGTATGTCACAGCCATCTCGTGCTGTAATCATACTTTGCAA GGTTAACGGAATTGAATTCGATGAGGTTTTGATTATCTTGGCGAAACGTCAACAGTTGTCCCCTGAATTCAAAG AGATTAACCCATTGGGGAAGGTTCCAACTATTGTCGACGGCAGATTTAAGCTCTTCGAGAG TCACGCCATCTTGATTTATCTTGCCTCAGCATTCCCAAGTGTAGCTGATCATTG GTACCCCAATGATCTTTCCAAGAGAGCCAAGATTCACTCTGTCTTGGATTGGCATCACACCAATTTACGCCCTGGTGCAG CTGGATATGTTATGAATACTGTTCTAGCTCCATTTCTTGGCCGTTCTCTAGATTCGAAAGCAGCTGCTGAAGCTGAGAAGATACTAACCAAGTCTCTGTCCACTCTAGAGACTTTTTGGCTTAAGGGCAATGCTAAATTCTTGCTGGGAAGTAGCCAACCATCCGTAGCTGATCTTAGCCTTGTATGCGAGATTATGCAACTCCAG GTTTTGGATGAGAAAGATCGTCTTAGGCTGTTTAGTCCTTACAAGAAAGTTGAAGAATGGATTGAGAATACGAGAAAGGCGACACAGCCTCACTTTGATGTGGTTCATAAAACCCTTTACGGAGCCAAAGACAAATTTGACAAGCAGCGGAAGATGTCAAAACCGGGTCTTCAATCTAAGATGTAA
- the LOC106297005 gene encoding RNA-binding protein NOB1-like, protein MADDGGSEQSWSLRALSESSVACITGDYAMQNVIIQMGLRLLAPGGMQIRQLNRWVLKCHACYTVTPEIGRIFCPKCGNGGTLRKVAVTIGENGTIIAARKPRVTLRGTKFSMPMPKSGRDAITKNLVLREDQLPQKYLHPKTKKKASKPGDEYFISDDVFMHHHSDRKAPLQPPVRKAMAVFSQKRNPNDNHYSRSMHC, encoded by the exons ATGGCAGATGATGGTGGCAGCGAGCAGAGTTGGTCGTTGAGAGCCTTATCTGAGTCAAGTGTAGCTTGTATAACCGGTGACTATGCAATGCAAAATGTTATTATTCAAATGGGTTTGCGTTTGCTTGCACCCGGAGGAATGCAAATTCGCCAACTGAACAG GTGGGTGTTGAAATGCCATGCTTGCTACACAGTAACTCCTGAAATTGGAAGAATCTTCTGTCCCAAGTGCGGTAATGGGGGCACTCTGCGAAAGGTAGCGGTTACAATAGGCGAGAATGGCACCATCATAGCTGCACGCAAACCTCGTGTTACACTTCGAGGGACCAAA TTTTCGATGCCAATGCCTAAAAGCGGAAGAGACGCAATCACCAAGAATCTAGTTTTAAGGGAAGATCAACTTCCTCAAAAGTATCTCCATCCCAAGACCAAGAAGAAAGCAAGCAAACCG GGAGATGAGTATTTTATATCAGACGATGTGTTCATGCACCATCACAGTGATAGAAAAGCACCATTGCAGCCTCCTGTGAGAAAAGCTATGGCCGTTTTCAGTCAAAAACGGAACCCTAATGACAACCATTACTCTCGTTCTATGCACTGTTGA
- the LOC106297004 gene encoding uncharacterized protein LOC106297004 has translation MAVVDANAVIDGRQSLTDFADKFVTVPEVLSEIRDSDSRRRLEFIPFTIETMEPSPESLSKVIKFAKATGDLHTLSDVDLKLIALTYTLEAEVHGTKNLRDVPPPIQTVWVKRLPEKELPGWGSNVANLEEWEAPENETEEKSNTASKILPLKDLNMNILPSDSCSEVGSVVSHTEDDEEGERRQKRYPPKKTEVKVEGKMVVEGVDASQGENDDEDGGDWRPAVSSSTNRKFLRRKAKWEHYNALAEQEIHKDQEAANFTNDQMSDDAEDKCGKDSRRMMRIFHPS, from the exons ATGGCGGTTGTTGACGCGAACGCCGTCATCGACGGACGCCAGAGCTTAACCGACTTCGCCGACAAATTCGTAACGGTCCCTGAAGTGCTCTCGGAGATTCGTGACTCTGATTCTCGCCGTCGTCTGGAGTTCATCCCTTTCACGATCGAAACCATGGAACCATCTCCCGAATCTCTCAGTAAAG TTATAAAATTTGCTAAAGCTACTGGTGATTTGCATACACTCTCTGATGTTGATCTCAAGTTGATTGCTTTGACATACACGCTTGAGGCTGAGGTTCATGGGACCAAGAATCTCAGAGACGTTCCTCCGCCTATTCAAACTGTTTGGGTAAAGAGATTACCTGAGAAGGAGTTACCTGGCTGGGGCTCCAATGTGGCTAACTTGGAGGAGTGGGAGGCACCTGAGAACGAGACTGAGGAGAAATCAAACACTGCTTCCAAAATCCTTCCGCTTAAAGACCTTAACATGAACATCCTTCCTTCCGACAGCTGTTCTGAGGTTGGTTCTGTTGTGTCTCATACTGAGGATGATGAAGAAGGTGAGAGGAGGCAGAAGAGATACCCGCCTAAGAAAACAGAGGTGAAGGTTGAGGGCAAGATGGTTGTGGAAGGAGTAGATGCATCACAGGGCGAAAATGATGATGAAGATGGTGGTGATTGGAGACCTGCGGTTAGTAGCAGTACTAACAGGAAGTTCCTTAGGAGAAAGGCCAAGTGGGAACATTACAATGCCTTGGCTGAGCAAGAAATTCACAAAGATCAAGAAGCTGCTAACTTTACCAATGATCAGATGTCTGATGACGCTGAGGACAAGTGTGGAAAAGATAGCCGGAGAATGATGAGGATCTTTCATCCATCCTAA